A single window of Actinoallomurus bryophytorum DNA harbors:
- a CDS encoding site-2 protease family protein: MKQSLRLGRVAGIPVGINWSVLVILVLITDIVAGNVLPRADAGRSTTLYWAIAIPTAVLFLASLLAHEGAHAAIARRRGLGVRSITLWMLGGVAQLDGEPPNARADFAIAAAGPLTSLVIGGVLLGGAQAAASLGTPAAIVAALAWTGATNVFLAVFNLLPGAPLDGGRILRALVWMRSGDRARGDRAATGTGQIMGAALAGGGIAELIFLGQTGGLWLMLIGWFLVWAAGSEAKARAVQEAAAGVRIRDLMVPEPECATAWRPVGEFIATVAARSRQSVFPVTGFDGLPCGVVTLARLSRVPPARAGDRVDSVATALPPDYAAAPDDPASSLVGRIPLAGALLAAVVADRRVVGMVTTDDLGRLVQQSLLRARSTPSPVE, encoded by the coding sequence ATGAAGCAGAGTCTCCGGCTGGGCCGCGTCGCGGGCATCCCGGTGGGGATCAACTGGTCGGTGCTCGTGATCCTCGTGTTGATCACCGACATCGTCGCCGGGAACGTTCTCCCGCGCGCGGACGCCGGCCGGTCCACGACCCTGTACTGGGCCATCGCGATCCCCACGGCCGTGCTCTTCCTGGCCTCACTGCTCGCCCACGAGGGCGCCCACGCGGCCATCGCGCGCAGGAGGGGCCTCGGCGTGCGTTCGATCACCCTGTGGATGCTCGGCGGCGTCGCCCAGCTCGACGGTGAGCCGCCGAACGCACGGGCCGACTTCGCCATCGCCGCCGCGGGCCCGCTGACCAGCCTGGTCATCGGCGGGGTCCTGCTCGGGGGCGCGCAGGCCGCCGCCTCTCTCGGCACGCCGGCCGCGATCGTCGCGGCACTCGCCTGGACCGGCGCGACCAACGTGTTCCTCGCCGTCTTCAACCTGCTCCCCGGCGCGCCGCTCGACGGCGGGCGCATCCTGCGGGCGCTGGTGTGGATGCGTTCCGGCGACCGGGCGCGCGGTGACCGTGCCGCCACCGGCACCGGCCAGATCATGGGCGCGGCACTCGCCGGCGGTGGCATCGCCGAGCTGATCTTCCTCGGTCAGACGGGTGGCCTGTGGCTGATGCTCATCGGCTGGTTCCTCGTCTGGGCCGCGGGCAGCGAGGCCAAGGCCCGCGCCGTACAGGAGGCCGCCGCGGGCGTACGGATCCGCGACCTGATGGTGCCCGAGCCCGAATGCGCGACCGCCTGGCGGCCGGTCGGGGAGTTCATCGCCACCGTGGCGGCGCGATCGCGCCAGTCCGTCTTCCCGGTCACCGGGTTCGACGGCCTGCCGTGCGGCGTCGTCACCCTCGCGCGGCTGTCCAGAGTTCCGCCGGCGCGCGCCGGCGACCGCGTCGACTCGGTCGCGACCGCACTGCCGCCGGACTACGCGGCGGCCCCGGACGATCCCGCCTCGTCGCTGGTCGGGCGGATCCCGCTCGCGGGCGCGCTGCTCGCGGCCGTCGTCGCCGACCGCCGCGTGGTCGGGATGGTCACCACCGACGATCTCGGCCGCCTGGTCCAGCAGAGCCTGCTGCGCGCACGGAGCACCCCGTCGCCGGTCGAGTGA
- a CDS encoding phosphoribosyltransferase produces the protein MGSSGHGVRLPFTDRAEAGRALAGRVASLGLTDPVVLALPRGGVPVAHEIAERLGVPFDVLVTRKIGCPGQPELGVGAIAEGGEPVCDADLLRRLGLTERDLDTTIRRERAELARRVTAYRGDRALPPIKGRDAVVVDDGLATGGTARAALGTVRSEGASRVVLAVPIGAAQTVLELSADADDVVVLAAPSVFRAVGQWYTHFEQLTDADVLALL, from the coding sequence GTGGGGTCGAGCGGCCATGGCGTACGGCTGCCGTTCACCGATCGGGCCGAGGCCGGGCGCGCGCTGGCGGGCCGTGTGGCGTCCCTCGGGCTCACCGATCCGGTCGTACTCGCGCTACCGCGTGGCGGGGTGCCCGTGGCGCACGAGATCGCCGAGCGGCTCGGGGTGCCGTTCGACGTGCTGGTCACCCGCAAGATCGGCTGCCCGGGTCAGCCGGAGCTCGGCGTCGGGGCGATCGCCGAGGGCGGCGAGCCGGTGTGCGACGCCGACCTGTTGCGCCGGCTGGGGCTGACCGAACGCGACCTCGACACCACGATCAGGCGGGAGCGGGCCGAACTCGCCCGCAGGGTCACCGCCTACCGCGGCGACCGCGCGCTGCCGCCGATCAAGGGGCGTGACGCCGTCGTCGTGGACGACGGGCTCGCGACCGGAGGGACCGCACGCGCCGCGCTCGGCACCGTACGGAGTGAGGGCGCCTCACGTGTCGTGCTCGCCGTACCGATCGGCGCCGCCCAGACCGTTCTCGAACTCTCCGCCGACGCCGACGACGTGGTGGTGCTCGCGGCCCCGTCCGTGTTCCGCGCGGTGGGCCAGTGGTACACCCACTTCGAACAGCTCACCGACGCCGACGTCCTCGCGCTCTTGTAA
- a CDS encoding WhiB family transcriptional regulator, whose amino-acid sequence MAQVRRQANLPRPSWGWQDAAECRGEDLILFFGPDGERQPEREIRERKAKSVCMRCPVRGECLDYAVSRPEKYGTWGGLNEDERASERRRRMRRANAA is encoded by the coding sequence ATGGCTCAGGTACGTCGGCAGGCAAACCTCCCCCGTCCCAGCTGGGGCTGGCAGGACGCTGCCGAGTGCCGGGGGGAGGACCTCATCCTGTTCTTCGGCCCGGACGGTGAACGTCAGCCGGAGCGGGAGATCCGCGAGCGCAAGGCCAAGTCGGTCTGCATGCGCTGCCCCGTGCGAGGAGAATGCCTTGACTACGCCGTGTCCCGGCCGGAGAAGTACGGCACGTGGGGCGGCCTGAATGAGGACGAGCGCGCCTCGGAGCGTCGTCGCCGCATGCGTCGCGCCAACGCCGCCTAG
- a CDS encoding sucrase ferredoxin, producing MPDNRCTHCAGCHTGQRPCLASATAGTRAWLLVEHPGPWGEEIDRMALPAPLAEAIARARRHGVRPQFIRSPRRRRATPPLRVYAGFSGEPSGPEGAWLEGRELEDLEELADLDLEAVGAGRSPGFGLPVTRPVLLVCTHGRHNACCARVGAPLARFLHERFGDVWETTHVGGDRYAANLVCLPHGLYYGDLDEERAMTAAEEYRHGRVVLEGYRGRAGLAEPVQAAEHFVRARSGVLGVEAVAVERVVGDLAIVRAGQARYRVRVEQRPMDACGPGCGEDIRTYIERDLTLLNETALV from the coding sequence TTGCCGGACAACCGCTGCACGCACTGCGCCGGGTGCCACACCGGGCAGCGCCCGTGCCTGGCCAGCGCGACCGCCGGCACGCGCGCCTGGCTGCTCGTCGAGCACCCCGGCCCGTGGGGTGAGGAGATCGACCGGATGGCGCTGCCCGCCCCGCTGGCGGAGGCCATCGCCCGCGCGCGGCGGCACGGGGTGCGTCCCCAGTTCATCCGGTCACCCCGGCGACGGCGGGCGACACCACCGCTGCGGGTGTACGCGGGCTTCTCCGGGGAGCCGTCGGGCCCGGAGGGCGCCTGGCTGGAGGGACGCGAGCTCGAGGACCTGGAGGAGCTGGCCGACCTCGACCTGGAGGCCGTGGGTGCGGGCCGCTCCCCCGGGTTCGGGCTGCCGGTCACCCGCCCCGTGCTGCTCGTGTGCACGCACGGCCGGCACAACGCCTGCTGCGCGCGTGTCGGCGCGCCACTGGCCCGTTTCCTCCACGAGCGGTTCGGTGATGTGTGGGAGACCACACATGTCGGCGGCGACCGGTACGCCGCCAATCTCGTGTGCCTGCCGCACGGCCTCTACTACGGCGACCTCGACGAAGAACGCGCGATGACCGCCGCCGAGGAGTACCGGCACGGGCGGGTCGTCCTGGAGGGCTATCGTGGCCGTGCCGGGCTTGCCGAGCCGGTGCAGGCCGCGGAGCATTTCGTGCGCGCGCGGAGCGGGGTCCTCGGTGTCGAGGCCGTCGCGGTCGAACGCGTGGTCGGTGACCTCGCGATCGTGCGCGCGGGCCAGGCTCGATATAGGGTCCGGGTGGAGCAGCGGCCCATGGACGCGTGCGGTCCCGGATGCGGCGAGGACATCCGAACCTATATTGAACGGGACCTCACTCTTCTCAACGAGACGGCCCTCGTGTAA
- a CDS encoding EfeM/EfeO family lipoprotein: MRTPLLIVGAVLLLAAAGDARPSPAGASLPAAIEASTTGCGTGWTRPHAGDQVLSLRNDGATAADVMLIDPANGAVYAEVEGLGPGVTRQLRLDLGNGTYAFRCGDDGGGDPVVGRPTRITGPAGTSPAIQPVSTNDLYAPARSYTDYVSAGLDRLTAKTDTLRDAVDDGDLDAARTAWLPAHVAYERLGAAYGTFGDFDGAINGGTAGLPGGVHDAGFTGFHRLEYGLWHGESASSLRKVADRLAKDVHGLKSDFPDQRMDPADLPLRAHEILENTLQFQLTGQADQGSGTTLKTAAANIEGTREVLGVLRPVLRPRYQRLPEVDTWLDRMDALLKGHSSVDKLSTAQRERLNGAAGQLLELLAPVATIAEPRRTS, encoded by the coding sequence ATGCGTACGCCGCTGCTGATCGTCGGTGCGGTGTTGCTGCTGGCCGCCGCGGGTGACGCGCGTCCATCGCCGGCCGGCGCGTCGCTGCCGGCCGCCATCGAGGCGTCCACCACCGGCTGCGGCACCGGCTGGACACGTCCCCACGCCGGGGACCAGGTGCTCTCGCTGCGCAACGACGGCGCCACGGCGGCCGACGTGATGCTCATCGACCCGGCCAACGGCGCGGTGTACGCCGAGGTCGAGGGCCTCGGGCCCGGGGTGACGCGGCAGCTGCGGCTCGACCTGGGCAACGGCACCTACGCCTTCCGCTGCGGGGACGACGGAGGCGGCGACCCGGTCGTCGGGCGGCCGACGCGGATCACCGGCCCGGCCGGTACGAGCCCCGCGATCCAGCCCGTGAGCACCAACGACCTGTACGCGCCCGCCCGTTCGTACACCGACTACGTCTCGGCCGGCCTCGACCGGCTCACCGCCAAGACCGACACTCTGCGGGACGCCGTCGACGACGGCGACCTGGACGCCGCGCGGACCGCATGGCTCCCCGCGCACGTGGCCTACGAGAGGCTCGGGGCGGCGTACGGCACGTTCGGTGACTTCGACGGCGCGATCAACGGAGGTACGGCCGGCCTTCCCGGCGGCGTGCACGACGCCGGTTTCACCGGGTTCCACCGGCTGGAGTACGGCCTGTGGCACGGCGAGTCCGCCTCGTCGCTGCGCAAGGTGGCCGACCGGCTGGCAAAAGACGTTCATGGCCTGAAGAGCGACTTCCCCGATCAGCGCATGGACCCCGCCGACCTGCCGCTGAGAGCCCACGAGATCCTGGAGAACACCCTGCAGTTCCAGCTCACCGGCCAGGCCGACCAGGGCAGCGGCACCACGCTGAAGACGGCGGCCGCCAACATCGAGGGCACACGTGAGGTCCTCGGAGTGCTCCGGCCGGTTCTGCGCCCGCGCTACCAGCGGCTGCCCGAGGTCGACACCTGGCTGGACCGGATGGACGCCCTGCTCAAGGGGCACTCGTCCGTCGACAAGCTCTCCACCGCCCAGCGCGAGCGCCTGAACGGCGCGGCCGGGCAGTTGCTGGAGCTCCTCGCGCCGGTCGCCACCATCGCCGAACCGAGGCGTACCTCATGA
- the efeB gene encoding iron uptake transporter deferrochelatase/peroxidase subunit, with amino-acid sequence MSERSDRRSFLRGALVAGVAGSLAGASGSAVGARAGTPGAEPPARPFHGEHQAGILDAPRRRTVMTSLDVIASNRTELTEFFRALTDRARALTAGVPPADTGISAPPADSGVLGPGMPGGGLMVTVGVGSSLFDDRYGLASRKPAGLKPIKMFPNDDLDPAWCHGDVSLQLSADDDDTVVHALRDIARQTRGAAQIRWRMSGFTSPPRPSGTPRNLMGFKDGIANPDVTSARDMDRLVWADRSAGGGEPAWTAGGSYKVVRLIRMLVEFWDRVGITEQQQMFGRDRDTGAPLDGVHELDEPKYAQDPIGKVIPLTSHIRKANPRTPQTDAERILRRGFNYDRGVDKVGDLDMGLIFTCYQQNLTRQFETVQGRLADEPLVDYITPFGGGYFFALPGVRDSKDFLGRALLA; translated from the coding sequence ATGAGCGAACGAAGCGACCGCCGGTCCTTTCTGCGCGGTGCGCTGGTGGCCGGTGTCGCCGGGTCGCTGGCCGGCGCCTCGGGGAGCGCGGTGGGAGCGCGCGCCGGTACGCCCGGAGCCGAGCCGCCGGCGCGGCCGTTCCACGGCGAGCACCAGGCGGGCATCCTCGACGCGCCGCGACGGCGGACCGTGATGACCTCCCTCGACGTCATCGCCTCGAACCGGACGGAGCTGACGGAGTTCTTCCGCGCGCTCACCGACCGGGCACGCGCGCTGACCGCGGGCGTGCCCCCGGCCGACACCGGCATCAGCGCGCCGCCGGCCGACTCGGGGGTGCTCGGGCCCGGCATGCCCGGCGGCGGGCTCATGGTCACCGTGGGAGTCGGCTCGTCCCTCTTCGACGACCGGTACGGCCTGGCGAGCCGCAAGCCGGCCGGCCTGAAGCCGATAAAGATGTTCCCCAACGACGACCTCGACCCGGCCTGGTGCCACGGGGACGTCAGCCTGCAGCTGTCCGCCGACGACGATGACACCGTCGTCCACGCGCTGCGCGACATCGCGCGCCAGACGCGCGGCGCGGCCCAGATCCGCTGGCGGATGAGCGGCTTCACCAGCCCGCCGCGCCCGAGCGGCACCCCGCGCAACCTCATGGGCTTCAAGGACGGCATCGCCAACCCGGACGTCACGAGCGCCAGGGACATGGACCGGCTGGTCTGGGCGGACCGGTCGGCCGGCGGCGGCGAGCCCGCCTGGACGGCCGGCGGCTCGTACAAGGTCGTCCGGCTGATCCGCATGCTCGTGGAGTTCTGGGACCGGGTGGGGATCACCGAGCAGCAGCAGATGTTCGGCCGCGACCGTGACACCGGTGCGCCTCTCGACGGCGTCCACGAGCTCGACGAGCCGAAGTACGCCCAGGACCCGATCGGCAAGGTCATCCCGCTGACCAGCCATATACGGAAGGCGAATCCGCGCACCCCGCAGACCGACGCCGAGCGGATCCTGCGCCGCGGCTTCAACTACGACCGCGGCGTCGACAAGGTCGGCGACCTCGACATGGGCCTGATCTTCACCTGCTACCAGCAGAACCTCACGCGCCAGTTCGAGACCGTGCAGGGACGGCTGGCCGACGAGCCGCTGGTGGACTACATCACGCCCTTCGGCGGCGGTTACTTCTTCGCACTGCCGGGCGTGCGGGACTCGAAGGACTTCCTCGGCCGGGCCCTGCTCGCCTGA
- a CDS encoding phospholipase C, with protein MIAASLVAAGTLALAACGTTGGGATSLTAAESPVRTTTPIKHVVVLFDENISFDHYFGTYPKAANTDGTKFTAKKKTPKVDGLSKKLLTKNPNQYNPTRLTHEQALTCDQDHGYAHEQKALDAGKADKFVENTGHDTCTGQPVLFGEPGLVMDYYDGNTVTGLWNYAQNYAMSDNSWDTTFGPSTPGALNLISGQTHGGYAVDPVTHAKVTDAGVVSSADKKGVGTVINDPDPAFDDCSDTNHTAKNNLAVMTGKNIGDLLNKKKVTWGWFQGGFRPTGSGGGYAVCGATHQNIGGVTVNDYSPHHAPFQYYQSTSNPKHLPPSSVAKIGQTDQANHNYDLTDFDKALKAGNLPAVSFLKAGAYQDGHAANSDPLDEQQFVVNTINELQKSSAWKSTAVVVAYDDSDGWYDHVAPKVTNGSADAAADDPTECGKGKVAGGYQDRCGPSQRLPLLVVSPYSKVNFVDHHYTEQASITKFIEENWGVGQIGDASFDARAGDLDHMFNFRKPQAGNLFLNPKTGARQVG; from the coding sequence GTGATCGCCGCTTCGCTGGTGGCCGCCGGAACGCTGGCCCTCGCGGCCTGCGGGACGACCGGCGGCGGGGCGACGTCCCTGACCGCGGCGGAGTCTCCCGTCCGGACCACGACCCCGATCAAGCACGTGGTGGTGCTGTTCGACGAGAACATCTCGTTCGACCACTACTTCGGCACCTACCCCAAGGCGGCGAACACCGACGGCACGAAGTTCACCGCCAAGAAGAAGACCCCCAAGGTCGACGGGCTGAGCAAGAAACTGCTCACGAAGAACCCCAACCAGTACAACCCCACGCGCCTCACCCACGAGCAGGCCCTGACCTGCGACCAGGACCACGGCTACGCGCACGAGCAGAAGGCCCTCGACGCCGGCAAGGCCGACAAGTTCGTCGAGAACACCGGCCATGACACCTGCACGGGTCAGCCGGTCCTGTTCGGCGAGCCCGGCCTGGTGATGGACTACTACGACGGCAACACCGTCACCGGTCTGTGGAACTACGCGCAGAACTACGCGATGAGCGACAACTCCTGGGACACGACCTTCGGGCCGTCCACGCCGGGTGCGCTCAACCTGATCTCGGGCCAGACGCACGGCGGCTACGCCGTCGACCCGGTGACGCACGCGAAGGTCACCGACGCCGGCGTCGTGTCCTCGGCGGACAAGAAGGGCGTCGGCACGGTCATCAACGACCCGGACCCGGCGTTCGACGACTGCTCGGACACGAACCACACGGCCAAGAACAACCTGGCCGTGATGACGGGCAAGAACATCGGTGACCTGCTCAACAAGAAGAAGGTCACCTGGGGCTGGTTCCAGGGCGGCTTCCGGCCGACCGGCTCGGGAGGTGGCTACGCGGTCTGCGGCGCCACCCACCAGAACATCGGTGGCGTGACGGTCAACGACTACAGCCCGCACCACGCGCCGTTCCAGTACTACCAGTCGACCTCCAACCCGAAGCACCTTCCGCCGTCCTCCGTCGCCAAGATCGGCCAGACGGACCAGGCGAACCACAACTACGACCTGACCGACTTCGACAAGGCGCTCAAGGCGGGGAACCTGCCCGCGGTGAGCTTCCTGAAGGCCGGGGCGTACCAGGACGGCCACGCGGCCAACTCCGACCCGCTGGACGAGCAGCAGTTCGTCGTCAACACGATCAACGAGCTGCAGAAGTCCTCGGCGTGGAAGTCCACCGCCGTCGTCGTCGCCTACGACGACTCCGACGGCTGGTACGACCACGTCGCGCCGAAGGTCACCAACGGCTCGGCCGACGCCGCGGCCGACGACCCGACCGAGTGCGGCAAGGGCAAGGTGGCGGGCGGCTACCAGGACCGCTGCGGTCCGAGCCAGCGCCTGCCGCTGCTGGTCGTCTCGCCGTACTCCAAGGTCAACTTCGTTGACCACCACTACACCGAGCAGGCCTCGATCACGAAGTTCATCGAGGAGAACTGGGGCGTCGGCCAGATCGGCGACGCGTCGTTCGACGCTCGCGCGGGGGACCTGGACCACATGTTCAACTTCCGCAAGCCGCAGGCGGGGAACCTCTTCCTCAACCCGAAGACGGGTGCCCGTCAGGTCGGCTGA